In the genome of Methylomagnum ishizawai, the window TCGGCCAGGAGGTGGATGACCGGCAAATTGCTCTGGTCGTAACGGGGATCGGTGCAACTGACCGTGGGCAGGGCGACCAAGGCGCGGATGCGGGCGAGGAGGTCGGGGATGGGGCGGGACATGGCGGGCCTTCCTTTGGGAAATCGGGGCGAGATTATAGGCGGAAAGAGGGGCACGGTATGCGGCGCAGGCTTCGCGCTCTTGGATCAAGCTTTTCCTATCGCTAATCCCACGCATCGAACGTCCGATTCGACGCTTCGTATCGAAAAGGTCACGCATCATTTCCTATTTTTGGCGTATGGAATCGATCATTCAAGGCATCGAATCGAACATCCCACACCCCAAGTTGACGATATTACGCTTTGAATCAATGATTTTACGCGTGATATCGTGGGTTCCACGCGCTGAATCGACGACTCGAAACGCGGTTTTCAGCAAAAATTTTTTGCCTTTTCATATACTTATTCACATTAGTCCAGATCGGCCCGATTGTGGGTTGATTCACTTCTGGCTTGTGATATATTCGCGACTAGCCAGCAATCACATAAGGGACACAGACCATGGCCCGTTTTCCCACCCGTGAATCCGATCTTATCGCCCTGGCCCAGCAAATCATCACCGGATTGCTCAAGCATACCGATCTCTTCGCCAATCCGCCTTTCCCCATCAACCAATTGCAGAAACGGCTCGCGGCCTTTCTGTCCGATGCCCAGGACGCCACTACGGCGGACACCCAAGCCGCCGCCGCCCACGCCAAAAAAGACGCCTCGCGGGAAGCCCTAGCCGAAGACATGACCACCCTGCTGCGCTATGCCGAACGCGCCGTCACCAAGCCCGAGCAACTGGCCTTGATCGGCTGGGCCGCGCCCCGCGCCAATACCAGCTTGGAACCGCCAGGACAGCCCAGGGCGTTGGAAGCCCAGCGCAAGGCGGTGGGAGTGGTATTCCTGGATTGGAAAGACCCCGCCGAGGGCGGCAAGGTGGCGGCGTATCAGATTCAGCGCCGCGAGTTGCCGGACGGGGCTTGGGTGTTGGCGGGCCATGCGGTGGTATCGGAAGCGACGCTGGCGGACCAGCCTACGGGCAAGAACCTGGAATACCGCGTCTATGGGGTGAACCGGGCGGGGGATGGGGCGGTGGGGAATGTGGTGGAGGTGGTGTTATGAGCGAAAGGCATGTTAGTGAAGCATGAAGTGCTTTCGCCGCGATGGATGGTTTTCTTCGCGGCTCAAATTATGACAACTCTGAAATGTTTTTGTGGATTATTCCGTATTGATAAGAGGCAATAAATGCTTAAAAGAATTACAAGGATTGCGAACATTGGCCGCTTTGTTGACTCATCCTGCGGAGGAACTGAATTCTCAGAGTTATCTGTGATTTTTGGAAGGAATACTTATGGTAAGTCAACACTATCCGAGCTTCTTGCAAGTCTTGCCACAAATGATATTACACCTATTACTGCAAGGCGAACCATTCCAAATAATAATAAACCGCAAGAAGCAAAGCTGGCTTTCAAATTCCCTGGCGACACGAAAGAAACTGTTGTCTCCCTACAAAACTCAAGCTGGAATTATAATGGAGCATCTAACATCAAAATAGCGGTATTTGATGATGGCTTTTACCATAACAATATATTTTCAGCCCGTCAGTTCACAAGGCCCACAAAAGAAGGTCTCAGCGCATTCATCTTGGGTGCGGAAGGAGTTAAAACCGCCAAAATAATAGCGGATAAGAAAAAACAGAAGGGGGATAAAACACGAGAGCGCAACCAGCTTAGACAGAATGCTTTTCCTGAGATTGAGGACCAACACCTACCAAACTTTCTTAACCTCACAATTACAGAGACCACCGATGAATTACAAAAACGCACAGATGATCTTAGAAGCAATTACTCAGAAATCAAAAAACAAATTCAAAATACAGACAAAATAAAATCACGCGAAACCTGTCATTTAATCGGCTTCAATTATAATTTTGATAGCTTCCTTGATGAAATAAATAATACTCTATTACTTTCCATTGAATCGCACCACAAAGAGGCGCAGCAACAAGTGCTAGAACACATTGAAAAGCACTTCACCAAACAAGGTAATGCAGATACATGGATTAGACAGGGGCTTCAACAAAATAACGGGGAATCTTGTCAATTTTGCGGCCAGCCACTAGGGGAATGCGCTAAAGAGCTTATTTCTAAATATCGCGAAAGTTTTGATGATGCCTATACACAACATGAAGATAAGGTAATCAAAGCAATTGACAACGGGCTTGAAAAGCTAAGCGCTTTTCCCGCCTCGGAAATCCGCCTTACTTTAGAATCCAATCGGCGTATTTGTGCGACCTATCATGAACTCACCTCAGACATAAGCTATTCAGTGGTTTTAGAGAAACTTGATCAGCATGCAATAAACATCGCGAGATTAATTGATCTTTGGGAAGCAAGCAAAAATAACTCCTTTAAAATACTAGAAGATGCTTGCCGAGTTAAGAAGCAATCCCCTCACAAACAGATCACAGTTGTTTCAGCAAATCCCATCTCAAACATCATCCAGCAACTTGCTACAGAAATAGATTCTTACAATGATTCCGCGCAATGCACCAATATATTTCTAGCCAGATTTAAACTAGGGGCAGATACGGAAAAGCTTCGCTCACAACTACAAGAATTAGAGGGGCTAGGAAAAGATGCGCGAACCATGCTTGACCGTGCCCAGAAAGATACACAAGTTAAGCGTTTAAAATTGCTGGATGAAGAAATTGAGCGATTAGGCAACGAAGCATCAAGACTTGAAAAGGAGCTTAAAACCCAGCAAAGTGAATATCTAAAAAAGTTTTTCGTTTCGCTAAATAAATGGTTTTCCGAGTTTGGAAGCAAACACTTTAGCTTGGAAATGGCCACCAACTCATCCGGGCATACCCCTATATACTTCTTAAAAGTCTTGTTTAAAGGCCAAGTTATACCAGAAAAAGATTTGGCCAGCATTTTTAGCGAATCAGATCGTAGAGCCTTAGCATTAGCTGTATTTTGGTCTTATCTATCAAATCTAGATCGCCAAATAAAAGAATCCCTTATCGTTGTATTGGATGACCCCGTAACATCTTTTGATAGCGACCGGATTACCGCAGTTCACCAAGAAATCATCAAGCTTTACCGGCAAGTTCGACAGGTGATTATATTAAGCCATTATGATGTCAATGTGGCGCGATTGTTATCAGACTATCGAAATCATCCAATATGCCTTTTAACCATTGAGCATAGCAATAATACATCTTTAATTAGCCCTGAAGATAAAGAGGAATTTATAAAAAGTGAACACGAGAGAAAAACACGCGAGCTTATGAAATTTGCAGATGGTCAGAACAACCTTCACAACCCAGGTGATCTTAGAATCTTTCTTGAGGCAGAAATTTCTTTCCGATATTCAAGACAATTACAAACGATTAATGCAGGAAAATTACAGCTTGGCGAAAAAATTGATGGCCTTTTTGATAAAGGTTTTATTTCCCGCCTCCTAGCCGATGAGGCGCATAATTGGCGAGAATGTTTAAACCCTTCCCATCATACTTGGACAACCAATGACATCGAAGACCAAAGGCGAACTGTAGGTCGTTTCATGGATTTTATATATACAAGCCTCTGCCCACATCCTTAAGTCCATCAATGCGGTAGCGAAACAACAAAAACCGCATCTCTTGCAATTGATACGATCCGCATCTAACCCATATCAACAAGCCGCGCCCACCCCCTAGGCCAAGCGCGGATGCACAGTTTAAACCCTCGCCTCCAACACCAAATTGGTCGGCGTCACCGCCGCCCGCCGCACCCGGCTGAAGTCCCCCGCGTTCAACACCTCGGCCAGCCGCTTCTGCCCGGCCTGCGCCCCCAAACCCAAGCCGACCTCCTGCGACTTGGACGCGGGCACGCACACCAGGGTCGAGAACGAATAATAAATCTGCCCCAAGGGATGCAGGTTGTCCTCCAGGCGATCACCCGCGAACGGCTCGACCAGCATGAACGTCCCGCCCTCGGCCAAGGTCGAGGCGACATGCCGGACCGCGCCCACCGGATCGCCCATATCGTGCAGGGCGTCGAAGATCGTCACCAGATCGTAGCCATGGCCGGGATAGTCCTTCGCCGTCACCACCTCGAAAATGGTGTTGGCCGCAACGCCCGCCGCCCTGGCCCGTTCGCGGGCATGTTCGATGGATGGCCCGTGGAAATCAAAGCCATGGAAGGTCGAATTCGGAAACGCCCGCGCCATGAGGATAGTGGAGGAACCATGGCCGCAACCGATATCGGCGACCTTAGCCCCGGCTTCGAGCTTGGCCTTGACCCCATCGAGCGCGGGCAACCAAGCGTCGATCAAGTTCATCGCGTACATGGGCCGGAAAAAGCGCTCGGTGCCGCAGAATAGGCAGGGGCTATGATCGCTCCAAGGCAAGCCCTGCCCGCTGCGGAATACCTCGCGCACCTTGGCCTCGTCGAAATAGACCGACATGACCGCCTCGAAAAAACCCTGCATACAGGCCGGATGGCCCTCGGCGGCGAATACGACCGCCTGCTCCGGCGTCAGCGCGAACCGGCCCTCGGCGGCGTCGTACTCCACATAACCCGCCGCCGCGTTGGCGGATAGCCATTCCCGGAGATAGCGCTCGTCCATGCCGGTGCTTTCGGCCAGTTCCAAGCTGGTGGCGGGGCTGATCTCGGCCAGGGCGCTGTAAAGGTCGAGCTTGTCGCCGATATAGGCCATCAGCAAGCCCATCGATCCGGCGACATCGCCGATCACCTTGCCCTGCAATTGCTCCAATTTGCCTGAGTCGATCTCGCTCAAACGTAGTGTCATGGCTCATTCCACGGGGTGGGCCGGACCTCCCGTTCGGGGCGGCCCGGAGAAAAACTCAAACGGCGCGGCGGAACACGCCGCGCCGATCACCTGGGGCCGGAAAAACGGACCCGATAAACCCGGCTCTTATACGACCAGTCGTCTTGAATTGCAATTCCCCAAGACAGTCGCCCCCTGCCATCACGCCGAAAAGCCGGAAGCTTTTTGTAGAACCCACCGGGTCCAACCCCGCCCCATCAAGTACCGAGATAGGCCCGACCGAGTTTCAGCATATCCTTCGGCTCCGGCAACTGGCGGCGGGGAATCCGGCCAAACAACACGATCCGCCGGGTACCGTCCAACGCGGCGGCTTCGCTCATCTCCAAGACCTCGGACACCGTGGTCTGGACATTGCGGTAATCCAGGCTCATCCGAAACGGCTGGACGGTGAGCCAGCGTTCAGCCTCGCCCAGCAGGCTTTCGACATGGCGCAGGCTGTCTTCGAGGCCCAGTTCGATACCGCTGAAACAGCCCAGTTCCTCGTCGATGGCCGCGATATCCGCTTCCAGGCCCGCGACCGCGGCGGGATCGGCGTCCGGGGACAGCAAGCGCCGCCGCAGCCGTTGGCGCTGCCGGGTCAGTTCGCCGCGCCGGGTTTTATGCGCCGCGATGGCTTGGCGGGCTTGCAGCAGCAGGAAATCGAACGCCAGGGTGGTGAGCGCGGCGCGGGCGGCGGCTTCGCTGTCGCTGGGCGCGAAGTATTGATGGTCCTCGAAACTGATGGCGGTTTGCAGCACATCCCGCCGCACGAGGCCGTCTTCCAAGGCCATGCCCAAGATCTGTTTCTCCCGCTTGGCGGTGGCCAGGAGTCCGTAGATATCGTCCGGGGCCGGACCGGGCCGCTGCGCCAAGTACTCCCGCACGCCCTGGAACCGGCCCAGCACCTCGCCCAGGTGTTCCGCCGAGGCGAACAGCGTTTTGAGCCGGGGATCGTGGCCGTACTGGCCGGGACTGATCTCGACCGGGGCGGGCAGCCGGTCGACCAGGCCGATGACATGGGACAAGGCCCGCGCCACGGGTGTGTGCAGACGTTCGCGGTAATGGTCCAGCGCCCTGAGGCGGGGATCGGTCTTATCGACCGCCCGTTCGATGGCGGCGGCGCGGACTTGTTCCAGCAGGATTGCGTCGGGGCTTTGGGCCGGGTCGAACCAGGCACCGAGGAAATGCGGCATGGTTGGAACTTCCTGTGGGGTTGGATGGGCGCCCGCCGCTCAGCCTTTCCTGGCCCCGGTCTGGAGCGGGCGCGGACCCTGGGCTTGTGCGGACCGAGGATTGTCGGTCAGCCGGGGATAGGGATTGACCGCCCCGCCCGCATGGTAGATGCCGTAATGCAGATGGCTGGGCGTGCCCTTGGCGTTGCCCGAGTCGCCGACATAGCCGAGCAAGGTTCCCGCCGGAATCCATAGGCCGGGCCGGACCGGGCCGAAGGCGTCCAGATGGGCGTAATAATGCCATTCGGCCCCCGGTCCCAACACCCGCACGACGTTCCCGCCCAGGCGGTTATGCCCGACCGCGACCACCAGTCCCGGCGTGGTGCTGAGGATGGCCCGTCCCCTGGGCGCGAAGATATCGATGCCCTGATGGCGGCGTCCACCGGGCCGGGGCGCACCCCAGCTATCGCGGATGTCCACCGCCCGCACGCCCGCGACCGGCATGGGCAGATGGGCCGGGGCCGGAGTGGCGAACAGGCGCAAAGTGCCCAGGGCCTCGCGGAATCCGCCCGCGCTCCAGGATAGAACCCCGGACAGCGCCAAGAAGCCCAGGATAAAGCATGGTTTGCCGAAGCGCATGGGAAGTTCCTCGTGGGGTTATGGAAACCGTGGGAACGATGGCCGGAAAGCTCACGCCGTAGCGGGCGGCGGCTCCGGCGGCGGGCAGTTCTGCAAGCGCGTTTTCCAAGGTTCGGCGGTGCTGGGATCGATATGGAAAGCCATCGCCACCGGCTTGTGCAGCAAACCCTGTTCGCCCGAGGCGTTGGGGTTCAACTGCCGCTTCTCCACGAAATCCACCATGCGCCGGACGTTATAAACCAACAGCACCCGGTGCCCATTCTTGTTGCTGTAGACCTGATAGGCGACGTTGTTCTCGTTGAACACCGGATTGCGGGCCATCAGGGTTTCGATGGACTCCGGGTCGCCCTTGGCCAGGATGTGGAGGACGGAGTCGCTCCGGGTGCGGACCAGGGTCTTGAGGTGTTGGGCCAGGCTGCCCGTCCGCTGGTGGTCCTGCAACTCCTCGACCTCGTAGTCCGAGAAATCGAAGCTTTCCGCCACCAGATAATGCTCGTTGGCCCCGGCGTCGTTGGCGAACAGCGACAGTTTCTGCAAAGCCAGATGCTCCAGCGCGTCCAGGAACGAGCCCGGTGCCCGGATATGCTTGTCCACTGTGATGACCCAGGGCAGGGCGCGTCCGGTGCGGTCGAAGCGCTGCTTCACCGTGCCCGCCACCGAGGACCGGGTCAGTTCGGTCTCGCGCCCTTCCGGCTTGACGATGAAGGCGTCCACCGCCGTCATCTGCACCTCGAAATCAGCGGCGCGGAAAATCTCGACGATGGTCGAATAGCGCGGCTTGTAAGGAATGCCGGTGCCGTCGTAGAGCAGGTTGAAGCGCTCCTCCTGGGCGTAGTTCGCCACCATGTCGCGCAGGCGGTTGGCGAAGGGCTCGACGAACACATAGTCGTCGGAATGGTGGTTGGCGGCGGTCAGCACGGTGTAGAGGTCGCTTTCCTTGCGGAATTCGTCCAGCGAGGTGGTGACGAAATTGTCGCCGCATTGCGCCCTGGCGATTTCCTCCACCGCGCTCTTGCCGGACCCCGCCCCGCCCAGGCACATGAACAGCTTGGGATTGGCGACGGGATGTTTATGCTCGTAAATCTTGTCCAGGCAGGCATCGAGCTTGCGGCTGATCTTGCCCAACCGTTCGTAGGCGATTTCGATGGTGCGTTCCAGGCGGGAATCGCCGCTGGCGGCGGCCAGCAGTTTGTTCTTGAGCCGCTTGTTATTGGCGAGGCTGAACACCGAGGCATGATCGCCCTCGCATTCCTTCAGCACTTCCAGCAACTCGGTATGGCTGGGCGAACGCAGCCCGGTCAGCATATTGATATCCAGGCAGAACAAAGGCGCGACGCCGTTCTCGCCGACCTGGATGCCGTCGATCTCGGTCTTGCCCGCCACCCGCAAATGCTCGGTGCCGGGCAGATAGCCGATGATGTTCTCCGACAGGCTCAAAGGATAATCGGCGATTTGCTTGCCTGGGATCGACAGCCGGTCCTTGACGCTGTCCAAGGGCACCAAGCCGCCGTTCACCGTCACCAGGCAATCGATACCATCGGGGGTGCGATGCGAGAGGAAGGGAATCGCCGTCACGAATTTCTTGTTCTCCGGCCAGCGCCCATAGCCGTTGGGCATGTTTTCCAGGCTCTTGGTGCGGGTCGGGTCCAGGGCGTGTTCGAAGGCTACGGTGATGACCTCGATGCCGGTGCCGGGATCGTGCAAGGCGGTGGCATCGGCGGCTTCCAGCCGCCGGAAATCGATGCCCTGCTCGTACACCGCCTTGAACGCGGGCAAATTTCCCAGCGCCGACATGAAGAAATCCAGGGTGATGCGGTTGCCGTAGGCGAAGGGCCGGACACTGCGCATCTTGTGGTAGAACGCGGCCAGGCGCTCGGCGATGTTGTCGGTCTTGATGACGAAGCCGTTGTTATCGAAGAACGCGGTGTCGCGGTTGGCCTCGCCGTCCAAGACCAAGCGCTCGATGGTGGCGCGGAATTCGCGGCGCTTGTCGGCGTCGGTCATGCTGCCGGGTCGGTGCGGGGCGGAGGCTTGTTCCTTCCAATCGTGGAACAGGTCGCGGTGGATGCGCGAAAACAGCGCGGTCAGATAAGTCACCCGTTTGGATTGATCGTGGGAAACCGTGCCCTCGGATTCTTGTTGGAGCTTGGACAGCAGTTTCGTGGCTTGGTAAACCGCCAGGGCTATCCGCAGTTTCTTGAGTTGCGGATAGCCGGAAATATAGGGGATGTTGGCATTGATCATGGTGGCGAGTTTTCGATCAGGGTGTGGGCAGGGGACAAGGCTCCGGCATGCCAGCCCTGGGGCGCGCTGGCAACGGAAGACTTGCGATGGCTAAGCCGGTGGGCGCGACTTGGGGGTCGGCCTTGATTTTGCTGCAATTATAAAACCGGATACGGCGGCGTCCATGTCCACCACGGTTCGGAAACACCGCGATGGGCGTGCGGAAAGCAAGCCTGGCACCGGAACGGGGCGGGAAAAGCGGCCCGGATGCGGCGATAGCGGAATCCGGGCTACGGCATGACGGGCGGCGGACGGAACTTACAGGTACGAAGCTTTTTTCACCGCGTCCCGCAGCGCATGGCCGAACACCGGCCCATGTTTGAACTGGATGCGGCGGGTCAACCCATATTTGAGCAAGTCGAAGAAACGCAACTCGCCGACCCCGTCCAGACCGATGGCGGCGGGTTCCTGCTCGGCCAGGGTGCCGAACATCCGGTCCCAGATCGAGAAGATCGCCCCGTAATTGCTATCGTGCTGCCAGCGCAGGGTGGAATGGTGCAATCTGTGGAGCCTCGGCACGATGAACAGCTTGGACAGGACGCGCTCGGCGGGAAAGCTGACATTGGTGTGGTGGAACAGCACGAACAAGGTGATGATGGTCTGCCCGACCCAGACCGCGTTCGCCGCCACCCCGATCAAGCCGATGAACGCCACCCGCACCAACACTTCCAGGAATAGCTCCCCCATATGGAAACGCAAGCCGGTGGTGACATTCAAGGTGCGGTCGCTATGGTGGACCTTGTGAAAAATCCACAAAGCGTCGCAATGATGGGTCGCGTAATGCCAGACATACATCGCGAAATCCAACAGAACCAAGGTCAAGACATACTTGGCCACCCCCTCCTCCATACCGCTCAACCAACCCAGGCCGTCAAGCCGTTGCGCCACGAAATACAGGGTCGGGATCGACAGCAGGGACAGGGTGATATCGTTGAATAGGAAAAGACAGACATTGGTGCAATAG includes:
- a CDS encoding fibronectin type III domain-containing protein, which produces MARFPTRESDLIALAQQIITGLLKHTDLFANPPFPINQLQKRLAAFLSDAQDATTADTQAAAAHAKKDASREALAEDMTTLLRYAERAVTKPEQLALIGWAAPRANTSLEPPGQPRALEAQRKAVGVVFLDWKDPAEGGKVAAYQIQRRELPDGAWVLAGHAVVSEATLADQPTGKNLEYRVYGVNRAGDGAVGNVVEVVL
- a CDS encoding AAA family ATPase: MLKRITRIANIGRFVDSSCGGTEFSELSVIFGRNTYGKSTLSELLASLATNDITPITARRTIPNNNKPQEAKLAFKFPGDTKETVVSLQNSSWNYNGASNIKIAVFDDGFYHNNIFSARQFTRPTKEGLSAFILGAEGVKTAKIIADKKKQKGDKTRERNQLRQNAFPEIEDQHLPNFLNLTITETTDELQKRTDDLRSNYSEIKKQIQNTDKIKSRETCHLIGFNYNFDSFLDEINNTLLLSIESHHKEAQQQVLEHIEKHFTKQGNADTWIRQGLQQNNGESCQFCGQPLGECAKELISKYRESFDDAYTQHEDKVIKAIDNGLEKLSAFPASEIRLTLESNRRICATYHELTSDISYSVVLEKLDQHAINIARLIDLWEASKNNSFKILEDACRVKKQSPHKQITVVSANPISNIIQQLATEIDSYNDSAQCTNIFLARFKLGADTEKLRSQLQELEGLGKDARTMLDRAQKDTQVKRLKLLDEEIERLGNEASRLEKELKTQQSEYLKKFFVSLNKWFSEFGSKHFSLEMATNSSGHTPIYFLKVLFKGQVIPEKDLASIFSESDRRALALAVFWSYLSNLDRQIKESLIVVLDDPVTSFDSDRITAVHQEIIKLYRQVRQVIILSHYDVNVARLLSDYRNHPICLLTIEHSNNTSLISPEDKEEFIKSEHERKTRELMKFADGQNNLHNPGDLRIFLEAEISFRYSRQLQTINAGKLQLGEKIDGLFDKGFISRLLADEAHNWRECLNPSHHTWTTNDIEDQRRTVGRFMDFIYTSLCPHP
- a CDS encoding sterol desaturase family protein translates to MSDSSLNLIADPFVRAVTAGVNDDLLALLVILSLFGLALAEHRRPFLRPGIRALKTSYCTNVCLFLFNDITLSLLSIPTLYFVAQRLDGLGWLSGMEEGVAKYVLTLVLLDFAMYVWHYATHHCDALWIFHKVHHSDRTLNVTTGLRFHMGELFLEVLVRVAFIGLIGVAANAVWVGQTIITLFVLFHHTNVSFPAERVLSKLFIVPRLHRLHHSTLRWQHDSNYGAIFSIWDRMFGTLAEQEPAAIGLDGVGELRFFDLLKYGLTRRIQFKHGPVFGHALRDAVKKASYL
- a CDS encoding class I SAM-dependent methyltransferase, coding for MTLRLSEIDSGKLEQLQGKVIGDVAGSMGLLMAYIGDKLDLYSALAEISPATSLELAESTGMDERYLREWLSANAAAGYVEYDAAEGRFALTPEQAVVFAAEGHPACMQGFFEAVMSVYFDEAKVREVFRSGQGLPWSDHSPCLFCGTERFFRPMYAMNLIDAWLPALDGVKAKLEAGAKVADIGCGHGSSTILMARAFPNSTFHGFDFHGPSIEHARERARAAGVAANTIFEVVTAKDYPGHGYDLVTIFDALHDMGDPVGAVRHVASTLAEGGTFMLVEPFAGDRLEDNLHPLGQIYYSFSTLVCVPASKSQEVGLGLGAQAGQKRLAEVLNAGDFSRVRRAAVTPTNLVLEARV
- a CDS encoding zeta toxin family protein — translated: MINANIPYISGYPQLKKLRIALAVYQATKLLSKLQQESEGTVSHDQSKRVTYLTALFSRIHRDLFHDWKEQASAPHRPGSMTDADKRREFRATIERLVLDGEANRDTAFFDNNGFVIKTDNIAERLAAFYHKMRSVRPFAYGNRITLDFFMSALGNLPAFKAVYEQGIDFRRLEAADATALHDPGTGIEVITVAFEHALDPTRTKSLENMPNGYGRWPENKKFVTAIPFLSHRTPDGIDCLVTVNGGLVPLDSVKDRLSIPGKQIADYPLSLSENIIGYLPGTEHLRVAGKTEIDGIQVGENGVAPLFCLDINMLTGLRSPSHTELLEVLKECEGDHASVFSLANNKRLKNKLLAAASGDSRLERTIEIAYERLGKISRKLDACLDKIYEHKHPVANPKLFMCLGGAGSGKSAVEEIARAQCGDNFVTTSLDEFRKESDLYTVLTAANHHSDDYVFVEPFANRLRDMVANYAQEERFNLLYDGTGIPYKPRYSTIVEIFRAADFEVQMTAVDAFIVKPEGRETELTRSSVAGTVKQRFDRTGRALPWVITVDKHIRAPGSFLDALEHLALQKLSLFANDAGANEHYLVAESFDFSDYEVEELQDHQRTGSLAQHLKTLVRTRSDSVLHILAKGDPESIETLMARNPVFNENNVAYQVYSNKNGHRVLLVYNVRRMVDFVEKRQLNPNASGEQGLLHKPVAMAFHIDPSTAEPWKTRLQNCPPPEPPPATA
- a CDS encoding M23 family metallopeptidase, yielding MRFGKPCFILGFLALSGVLSWSAGGFREALGTLRLFATPAPAHLPMPVAGVRAVDIRDSWGAPRPGGRRHQGIDIFAPRGRAILSTTPGLVVAVGHNRLGGNVVRVLGPGAEWHYYAHLDAFGPVRPGLWIPAGTLLGYVGDSGNAKGTPSHLHYGIYHAGGAVNPYPRLTDNPRSAQAQGPRPLQTGARKG